The following are from one region of the Prevotella communis genome:
- a CDS encoding SIR2 family protein has translation MDEKKVDEITRLAMNIYSNKGVYALLLGSGISLSAGILSGWRVTEDLLRKLAFMQEGHNPDDVFLWYKNKYHKEAEYSDLLGQLGHHPAEIGNLLWSYFEQSEEDRKNKRKEPTKAHVAIAELASKGYFKVIITTNFDRLLENALDQKGVKFQVVSNETNLEGAVPIVHFPVTLFKVNGDYKDTRVRNTEEELTNYPPVWNNYLLAILKDFGLVTCGWSATWDKAVINDILNNKHHQYSYNFTYVDKDKSKEIISLSDDCNGSTFGIDGADDFFTELAERIKALELIHDKDMEIDKEIAIARVKDCIMRDEDIIRYTDLFENETARVIQKVGEFTYTNEYMNATLYSQIYSTAISYLSVLLPMSVVAVRWTDSNHAEAIVNALSALANRPIIISGVFTDEGKLQNHVVDTLYLYGTGIACLYYRKYELLDRLFRVKLDDADRLSSSYLIDIANCWLIDRDRWNATSQNRLKTPFSWLVSDLLRPMFAVIKDKEEFDTYFCVFEKLLAMYYYMLISSTMQIEEFRHNAPIGQFAWQSFYFTRKNDNKYEAFFNEIVDLKEQSSQLRGGLFEGKYELFNEAYAEVNEIEKRVRPYMMY, from the coding sequence ATGGATGAAAAAAAAGTTGATGAGATAACCAGATTGGCGATGAACATATATTCCAATAAAGGTGTGTATGCTTTATTGCTTGGTTCTGGCATTTCACTTTCTGCAGGAATTCTTTCTGGCTGGAGAGTTACTGAGGACTTGCTGAGGAAGTTGGCCTTTATGCAGGAAGGACATAATCCTGATGATGTGTTCCTGTGGTACAAAAATAAATACCACAAAGAAGCAGAATACTCGGATTTGTTGGGTCAACTGGGGCATCATCCAGCAGAGATAGGCAATTTACTATGGTCTTATTTTGAACAATCAGAAGAGGACAGGAAGAATAAACGGAAAGAGCCTACTAAGGCTCACGTGGCTATAGCTGAATTGGCTTCGAAAGGCTATTTCAAAGTCATAATCACTACTAATTTTGACAGATTGTTGGAAAACGCCCTAGACCAAAAAGGAGTGAAGTTTCAGGTGGTTTCAAATGAAACAAACTTAGAAGGGGCCGTTCCCATTGTTCATTTCCCCGTGACATTATTTAAGGTTAATGGTGATTATAAAGATACCCGTGTTAGGAATACGGAAGAAGAGCTAACTAATTATCCTCCGGTATGGAATAATTATCTGCTCGCAATACTTAAAGACTTCGGACTCGTTACATGTGGTTGGTCTGCAACTTGGGATAAGGCTGTGATAAATGATATCCTGAATAATAAACATCACCAGTATAGCTATAACTTTACTTACGTTGACAAGGATAAATCAAAGGAGATTATTTCTCTTAGTGATGATTGCAATGGTTCTACTTTTGGTATAGACGGGGCAGATGATTTCTTTACAGAACTGGCAGAGAGAATTAAGGCTTTAGAATTGATACATGACAAGGATATGGAGATAGATAAAGAAATTGCTATTGCCCGGGTAAAGGACTGTATTATGCGTGATGAAGATATAATACGCTATACAGACCTCTTTGAAAATGAAACTGCGCGAGTTATTCAAAAAGTTGGCGAGTTTACGTATACCAATGAATACATGAATGCCACGCTGTATAGTCAGATTTATTCAACGGCAATAAGTTATTTGTCAGTTCTCTTGCCTATGAGTGTTGTTGCTGTGAGATGGACCGATAGCAATCATGCAGAAGCAATTGTTAATGCTTTATCGGCCTTGGCAAATCGACCGATAATTATTAGTGGCGTGTTTACTGACGAAGGAAAGCTACAGAACCATGTTGTTGATACATTGTACCTATATGGGACGGGAATCGCATGTCTCTATTATCGGAAGTACGAACTGCTTGACAGGCTATTTAGAGTGAAACTTGATGACGCTGATAGATTATCATCTTCTTATCTGATAGATATTGCAAACTGTTGGCTAATTGATAGGGATAGGTGGAACGCTACATCACAAAACAGATTGAAGACACCGTTCAGTTGGTTGGTTTCAGATTTGTTGAGGCCCATGTTTGCAGTTATTAAGGACAAAGAGGAATTCGATACCTATTTCTGTGTCTTTGAGAAATTGCTGGCTATGTATTACTATATGCTGATATCTTCAACCATGCAGATAGAGGAATTTCGTCATAATGCTCCGATAGGACAGTTTGCATGGCAGTCGTTCTATTTTACTCGAAAGAATGACAATAAGTATGAAGCGTTCTTTAATGAAATAGTAGATCTAAAAGAGCAGTCGTCTCAACTTAGAGGAGGGTTGTTTGAGGGTAAATATGAATTATTTAACGAGGCATATGCTGAAGTTAATGAGATAGAAAAGAGGGTCAGACCTTATATGATGTATTAG
- a CDS encoding STAS-like domain-containing protein, whose protein sequence is MEKINLNKYAPLITRRELGGEIYSLIRRGLDRNDEIEVSMTNIVSMTTFCAKQIFGKLYVELGRDEYLRRIHLVNLSDDVNFIIRIGITNAVKESKE, encoded by the coding sequence ATGGAAAAAATTAATTTGAATAAATACGCTCCATTAATAACACGCAGAGAACTTGGTGGGGAGATTTATTCTCTTATTAGGCGTGGTCTTGATAGGAATGATGAAATTGAAGTGTCGATGACTAATATTGTTTCTATGACAACATTTTGCGCCAAACAAATTTTTGGCAAACTATATGTAGAATTGGGACGAGATGAGTATCTGCGTCGGATTCACCTCGTTAATCTCTCAGATGACGTGAACTTTATCATAAGGATTGGCATTACCAATGCAGTGAAGGAGTCGAAAGAGTAG